One stretch of Juglans microcarpa x Juglans regia isolate MS1-56 chromosome 3D, Jm3101_v1.0, whole genome shotgun sequence DNA includes these proteins:
- the LOC121255877 gene encoding chloride channel protein CLC-c isoform X1, translated as MSEDRSKDDNDIEVDFGAGARMQRERSAPSLSSSSSSLREPLLLTRRTNNTSQLAIVGANVCPIESLDYEIIENDLFKQDWRSRTKTEIFQYIFCKWTLALLIGLSTGLVGIFNNIAVENIAGFKLLLTNNLMLKDKYYQAFVAYAGCNMVLATAAAALCAYIAPAAAGSGIPEVKAYLNGVDAHSILAPSTLFVKIFGSIFGVAAGFVVGKEGPMVHTGACIASLLGQGGSRKYRLTWKWLRYFKNDRDRRDLITCGAAAGVAAAFRAPVGGVLFALEEAASWWRSALLWRTFFTTAVVAVVLRGFMVFCRGGKCGLFGEGGLIMFDVNSAKPTYSVPDLLAVIFLGVIGGIFGSLYNYLVDKVLRTYSIINERGPSLKILLAITISLLTSCCSYGLPWLSRCIPCPAHLEDQCPTVGRTGNYKNFQCPPHHYNDLASLFMNTNDDAIRNLFSSGSEKEFQLSTLIVFFAAIYFLGIITYGIAVPSGLFIPVILAGASYGRLLGNLLGSLSDLDVGFFALLGAASFLGGTMRMTVSLCVILLELTNDLLMLPLVMLVLLISKTVADCFNKGVYDQIVKMKGLPYMEAHAEPYMRHLVASDVVSGPLVTFSGVEKVGNILHALKLTRHNGFPVMNEPPFSDAPELCGLVLRSHLLVLLKGKKFARQRVMTGTEMMSRFKAHDFAKAGSGKGVKLEDIDIKEDEMEMYVDLHPITNTSPYTVVETMSLAKAAVLFREVGLRHLLVVPKTPGRPPIVGILTRHDFMMEHILGLYPHFNPHK; from the exons ATGAGTGAGGATCGAAGCAAAGACGATAATGACATCGAGGTAGACTTCGGGGCTGGGGCTCGGATGCAGAGGGAGAGATCAGCTCCATCGCTCTCATCCTCGTCTTCTTCCCTCAGAGAGCCTCTCCTTCTCACCAGGAGGACCAACAACACCTCCCAGCTCGCTATTGTTGGTGCCAATGTCTGCCCCATTGAGAGCCTTGATTACGA GATTATCGAGAATGATCTTTTTAAGCAAGATTGGAGGTCTAGAACAAAAACCGAGATATTTCAGTATATTTTCTGTAAATGGACTCTTGCACTCCTTATCGGTTTAAGTACAGGGCTCGTTGGCATCTTTAATAACATTGCTGTTGAGAACATAGCCGGTTTCAAACTTCTGCTGACCAACAACCTTATGCTTAAAGATAA GTATTATCAGGCATTTGTAGCATATGCTGGTTGTAACATGGTTCTTGCCACTGCTGCAGCAGCCCTCTGTGCCTACATTGCTCCTGCAGCAGCAGGCTCTGGAATACCTGAGGTGAAAGCTTACCTCAATGGTGTAGATGCTCATTCTATATTGGCTCCAAGCACCCTCTTTGTAAAG ATTTTTGGTTCCATTTTTGGAGTTGCTGCTGGATTTGTTGTGGGCAAGGAAGGACCTATGGTACACACCGGTGCCTGCATAGCCTCTTTACTTGGACAGGGTGGTTCTCGCAAGTATCGTTTGACTTGGAAGTGGCTTAGATACTTCAAAAATGATCGGGACCGGCGGGATTTGATTACCTGTGGTGCTGCTGCTGGTGTAGCAGCTGCCTTCCGTGCCCCGGTTGGCGGGGTTCTCTTTGCACTGGAAGAAGCAGCTtcatg gTGGAGGAGTGCTCTTCTTTGGAGGACATTTTTTACAACAGCTGTAGTAGCAGTAGTTTTGAGGGGTTTCATGGTATTTTGTCGGGGTGGAAAATGTGGACTATTTGGGGAAGGAGGCCTGATCATGTTTGATGTCAATTCAGCAAAGCCCACTTATAGCGTCCCAGATCTACTTGCAGTGATATTCCTTGGAGTTATTGGAGGCATTTTTGGGAGCCTTTACAATTATCTTGTTGACAAGGTTCTTCGAACTTATAGCATCATCAATGA GAGAGGTCCTTCGCTCAAAATCCTTCTCGCCATCACCATCTCCCTTTTGACCTCCTGTTGCTCTTATGGGTTACCATGGTTATCACGGTGCATTCCTTGTCCTGCTCACTTGGAGGATCAATGCCCCACAGTAGGTCGCACTGGGAACTACAAGAATTTCCAATGTCCGCCTCACCATTACAATGACCTTGCCTCCCTCTTTATGAATACCAATGATGATGCTATTCGAAACCTATTTAGCTCTGGTTCTGAAAAGGAATTTCAATTATCGACTCTAATAGTTTTCTTTGCTGCTATATACTTCCTGGGCATTATAACTTATGGAATTGCTGTTCCCTCTGGGCTCTTCATCCCTGTCATACTTGCTGGGGCCTCTTATGGACGCCTCCTTGGGAATCTCCTGGGTTCTCTCTCTGATCTTGATGTGGGCTTCTTTGCCCTACTTGGAGCTGCATCCTTCCTAGGGGGCACCATGAGGATGACTGTCTCTCTGTGTGTGATACTTCTTGAACTTACTAATGATCTATTGATGCTCCCATTGGTGATGCTAGTTCTGCTTATTTCAAAAACTGTGGCTGATTGTTTCAACAAGGGTGTCTATGACCAAATTGTTAAGATGAAGGGGTTACCTTACATGGAAGCCCATGCAGAACCATACATGAGGCACTTGGTTGCAAGTGATGTTGTTTCTGGACCATTAGTTACATTTTCTGGGGTTGAAAAAGTGGGGAATATATTACATGCTCTAAAACTAACGAGGCATAACGGGTTTCCTGTGATGAATGAACCACCTTTCTCAGACGCTCCGGAGTTGTGTGGGCTTGTTTTGAGGTCACATCTGCTGGTGTTACTTAAAGGAAAGAAGTTTGCAAGGCAGAGGGTGATGACTGGAACCGAAATGATGTCGAGGTTCAAGGCCCATGATTTTGCAAAGGCAGGATCAGGCAAGGGGGTCAAGCTGGAGGATATAGACATCAAGGAAGATGAAATGGAGATGTATGTTGATCTTCATCCCATCACTAATACGTCTCCATACACAGTGGTGGAGACAATGTCCCTAGCTAAAGCTGCAGTTCTCTTTCGAGAGGTTGGCCTCAGGCACTTGCTGGTTGTGCCAAAGACACCCGGG AGGCCTCCAATTGTTGGAATCCTGACAAGGCACGACTTCATGATGGAGCATATACTGGGACTTTACCCACACTTCAACCCTCACAAGTAG
- the LOC121255877 gene encoding chloride channel protein CLC-c isoform X2, with protein sequence MVLATAAAALCAYIAPAAAGSGIPEVKAYLNGVDAHSILAPSTLFVKIFGSIFGVAAGFVVGKEGPMVHTGACIASLLGQGGSRKYRLTWKWLRYFKNDRDRRDLITCGAAAGVAAAFRAPVGGVLFALEEAASWWRSALLWRTFFTTAVVAVVLRGFMVFCRGGKCGLFGEGGLIMFDVNSAKPTYSVPDLLAVIFLGVIGGIFGSLYNYLVDKVLRTYSIINERGPSLKILLAITISLLTSCCSYGLPWLSRCIPCPAHLEDQCPTVGRTGNYKNFQCPPHHYNDLASLFMNTNDDAIRNLFSSGSEKEFQLSTLIVFFAAIYFLGIITYGIAVPSGLFIPVILAGASYGRLLGNLLGSLSDLDVGFFALLGAASFLGGTMRMTVSLCVILLELTNDLLMLPLVMLVLLISKTVADCFNKGVYDQIVKMKGLPYMEAHAEPYMRHLVASDVVSGPLVTFSGVEKVGNILHALKLTRHNGFPVMNEPPFSDAPELCGLVLRSHLLVLLKGKKFARQRVMTGTEMMSRFKAHDFAKAGSGKGVKLEDIDIKEDEMEMYVDLHPITNTSPYTVVETMSLAKAAVLFREVGLRHLLVVPKTPGRPPIVGILTRHDFMMEHILGLYPHFNPHK encoded by the exons ATGGTTCTTGCCACTGCTGCAGCAGCCCTCTGTGCCTACATTGCTCCTGCAGCAGCAGGCTCTGGAATACCTGAGGTGAAAGCTTACCTCAATGGTGTAGATGCTCATTCTATATTGGCTCCAAGCACCCTCTTTGTAAAG ATTTTTGGTTCCATTTTTGGAGTTGCTGCTGGATTTGTTGTGGGCAAGGAAGGACCTATGGTACACACCGGTGCCTGCATAGCCTCTTTACTTGGACAGGGTGGTTCTCGCAAGTATCGTTTGACTTGGAAGTGGCTTAGATACTTCAAAAATGATCGGGACCGGCGGGATTTGATTACCTGTGGTGCTGCTGCTGGTGTAGCAGCTGCCTTCCGTGCCCCGGTTGGCGGGGTTCTCTTTGCACTGGAAGAAGCAGCTtcatg gTGGAGGAGTGCTCTTCTTTGGAGGACATTTTTTACAACAGCTGTAGTAGCAGTAGTTTTGAGGGGTTTCATGGTATTTTGTCGGGGTGGAAAATGTGGACTATTTGGGGAAGGAGGCCTGATCATGTTTGATGTCAATTCAGCAAAGCCCACTTATAGCGTCCCAGATCTACTTGCAGTGATATTCCTTGGAGTTATTGGAGGCATTTTTGGGAGCCTTTACAATTATCTTGTTGACAAGGTTCTTCGAACTTATAGCATCATCAATGA GAGAGGTCCTTCGCTCAAAATCCTTCTCGCCATCACCATCTCCCTTTTGACCTCCTGTTGCTCTTATGGGTTACCATGGTTATCACGGTGCATTCCTTGTCCTGCTCACTTGGAGGATCAATGCCCCACAGTAGGTCGCACTGGGAACTACAAGAATTTCCAATGTCCGCCTCACCATTACAATGACCTTGCCTCCCTCTTTATGAATACCAATGATGATGCTATTCGAAACCTATTTAGCTCTGGTTCTGAAAAGGAATTTCAATTATCGACTCTAATAGTTTTCTTTGCTGCTATATACTTCCTGGGCATTATAACTTATGGAATTGCTGTTCCCTCTGGGCTCTTCATCCCTGTCATACTTGCTGGGGCCTCTTATGGACGCCTCCTTGGGAATCTCCTGGGTTCTCTCTCTGATCTTGATGTGGGCTTCTTTGCCCTACTTGGAGCTGCATCCTTCCTAGGGGGCACCATGAGGATGACTGTCTCTCTGTGTGTGATACTTCTTGAACTTACTAATGATCTATTGATGCTCCCATTGGTGATGCTAGTTCTGCTTATTTCAAAAACTGTGGCTGATTGTTTCAACAAGGGTGTCTATGACCAAATTGTTAAGATGAAGGGGTTACCTTACATGGAAGCCCATGCAGAACCATACATGAGGCACTTGGTTGCAAGTGATGTTGTTTCTGGACCATTAGTTACATTTTCTGGGGTTGAAAAAGTGGGGAATATATTACATGCTCTAAAACTAACGAGGCATAACGGGTTTCCTGTGATGAATGAACCACCTTTCTCAGACGCTCCGGAGTTGTGTGGGCTTGTTTTGAGGTCACATCTGCTGGTGTTACTTAAAGGAAAGAAGTTTGCAAGGCAGAGGGTGATGACTGGAACCGAAATGATGTCGAGGTTCAAGGCCCATGATTTTGCAAAGGCAGGATCAGGCAAGGGGGTCAAGCTGGAGGATATAGACATCAAGGAAGATGAAATGGAGATGTATGTTGATCTTCATCCCATCACTAATACGTCTCCATACACAGTGGTGGAGACAATGTCCCTAGCTAAAGCTGCAGTTCTCTTTCGAGAGGTTGGCCTCAGGCACTTGCTGGTTGTGCCAAAGACACCCGGG AGGCCTCCAATTGTTGGAATCCTGACAAGGCACGACTTCATGATGGAGCATATACTGGGACTTTACCCACACTTCAACCCTCACAAGTAG